In Nonomuraea sp. NBC_00507, the following are encoded in one genomic region:
- a CDS encoding glycine--tRNA ligase yields the protein MARRTDVMDTIVSLAKRRGLVYPSSEIYGGLRASWDYGPLGVELKNNVKRQWWLSMVQAREDIVGLDSCVILAPEVWRASGHVDTFTDPLTECLSCHKRFRADHLIEAYEEKNGKTPEGGLADITCPNCGNKGTFTEPRQFSGLLKTFLGPVEDESGLAFLRPETAQGIFINYLNVQQSARKKIPFGIGQIGKSFRNEITPGNFIFRTREFEQMEMEFFVKPGTDEEWHQYWIDERFRWYSDLGINKDNLRLYEHPKEKLSHYSKRTVDVEYRFNFTGSEWGELEGIANRTDFDLTSHSKASGVDLSFFEQDTGERYVPYVIEPAAGVDRATLTFLLDAYSEDEAPNAKGQMEKRTVMRLDHRLAPVKAAVLPLSRNTDLSPKARDLAAQLRRRWNVEFDDAGAIGRRYRRQDEIGTPFCITVDFDTLEDQAVTIRERDSMAQERISIDGVESYLRQHLND from the coding sequence ATGGCACGACGCACCGACGTCATGGACACCATCGTCAGCCTCGCCAAACGCCGCGGGCTCGTTTACCCGTCGAGCGAGATCTACGGCGGACTGCGCGCGTCGTGGGACTACGGTCCACTGGGTGTCGAGCTGAAGAACAACGTCAAGCGGCAGTGGTGGCTGTCGATGGTCCAGGCCCGCGAGGACATCGTCGGCCTCGACTCCTGCGTCATCCTGGCGCCCGAGGTGTGGCGGGCCAGCGGTCACGTCGACACCTTCACCGACCCGCTGACCGAGTGCCTGTCCTGCCACAAGCGGTTCCGGGCCGATCACCTCATCGAGGCGTACGAGGAGAAGAACGGCAAGACGCCCGAGGGTGGCCTGGCCGACATCACCTGCCCCAACTGCGGCAACAAGGGCACCTTCACCGAGCCGCGGCAGTTCAGCGGTCTGCTCAAGACGTTCCTCGGCCCGGTCGAGGACGAGTCGGGCCTGGCCTTCCTGCGCCCCGAGACCGCGCAGGGCATCTTCATCAACTACCTCAACGTGCAGCAGTCCGCGCGCAAGAAGATCCCGTTCGGCATCGGCCAGATCGGCAAGTCGTTCCGCAACGAGATCACGCCGGGCAACTTCATCTTCCGCACCCGCGAGTTCGAGCAGATGGAGATGGAGTTCTTCGTCAAGCCGGGCACGGACGAAGAGTGGCACCAATACTGGATCGACGAGCGCTTCCGCTGGTATTCCGACCTCGGCATCAACAAGGACAACCTCCGGCTCTACGAGCACCCCAAGGAAAAGTTGTCCCACTACTCCAAGCGCACCGTCGACGTCGAATACCGGTTCAACTTCACCGGTTCTGAGTGGGGTGAGCTCGAAGGCATCGCCAACCGCACCGACTTCGACCTGACCTCCCACTCCAAGGCGTCGGGCGTCGACCTCAGCTTCTTCGAGCAGGACACCGGCGAGCGCTACGTCCCCTATGTCATCGAGCCGGCGGCCGGCGTCGACCGGGCCACGCTGACGTTCCTGCTGGACGCCTATAGCGAGGACGAGGCGCCCAACGCCAAGGGCCAGATGGAAAAGCGCACGGTCATGCGGCTCGACCACCGGCTCGCCCCGGTCAAGGCCGCGGTGCTGCCGCTGTCGCGCAACACCGACCTGTCGCCGAAGGCCCGCGACCTGGCCGCGCAGCTGCGCCGCCGGTGGAACGTCGAGTTCGACGACGCGGGCGCCATCGGCCGCCGCTACCGGCGGCAGGATGAGATCGGCACGCCGTTCTGCATCACGGTCGACTTCGACACGCTGGAAGACCAGGCGGTGACGATTCGCGAGCGGGACAGCATGGCCCAGGAGCGCATCTCCATCGACGGCGTCGAGTCCTACCTGCGCCAGCACCTCAACGACTGA
- a CDS encoding antibiotic biosynthesis monooxygenase family protein: protein MLAVIRYTVPESQSQDFVKQAHAILETFATQPGYQRGRLARSVDEPNLWALVTEWEGAGFYRRALSAARMAMYPLMILMVNEPSAYEDVYIQDVEGA, encoded by the coding sequence GTGCTCGCTGTGATCAGATACACCGTTCCAGAGTCCCAGTCCCAAGACTTCGTCAAGCAGGCCCACGCGATCCTCGAAACGTTCGCCACCCAGCCGGGCTACCAGCGTGGCCGGCTGGCCCGGTCGGTGGACGAGCCCAATCTGTGGGCGCTGGTCACCGAGTGGGAGGGAGCAGGGTTCTACCGCAGGGCGCTGTCCGCCGCCCGGATGGCGATGTATCCGTTGATGATTCTCATGGTCAACGAGCCCAGCGCGTACGAGGACGTCTACATTCAGGACGTAGAGGGCGCGTGA
- a CDS encoding DUF6703 family protein yields the protein MAANNKRPLPQGERFFTPGATGLRKAVEQRSAVPMTYLFTQVPRWVPPVLLVVLLLVGFAVANPLGGVAALVVLAFVTWLAYLSWPSLRIGGRLVRVAMMTFLILLAATRFGLI from the coding sequence GTGGCTGCGAACAACAAGCGCCCGCTCCCTCAGGGTGAGCGGTTCTTCACGCCGGGCGCGACCGGGCTGCGCAAGGCCGTGGAGCAGCGGAGCGCGGTGCCGATGACCTACCTGTTCACGCAGGTGCCCCGGTGGGTGCCGCCCGTGTTGCTGGTGGTGTTGCTGCTGGTCGGGTTCGCCGTGGCCAATCCGCTGGGCGGGGTGGCGGCGCTGGTCGTGCTGGCGTTCGTGACGTGGCTGGCCTATCTGTCCTGGCCGTCGCTGCGGATCGGCGGGAGGCTGGTGCGGGTCGCCATGATGACCTTTCTGATCCTGCTCGCGGCGACCCGCTTCGGCCTCATCTAG